In Zea mays cultivar B73 chromosome 7, Zm-B73-REFERENCE-NAM-5.0, whole genome shotgun sequence, the following proteins share a genomic window:
- the LOC100383913 gene encoding Inactive beta-amylase 9-like has translation MQTMPVMMTRMASASATATRRPQGTRAPGGRAPNRVAFPPARHGGCSRDLRAAGLGRFFGVGDHNNKNHEVDDLDPARLFVGLPIDSVTDGATVNSAAAIAAGIRAVRLLGADGVELPVFWSVAQPESPDRFSWAGYQAVADMVRAEGLSLRVSLRTHGTPGAGVPTLPSWVSGVAADDPDIFFTNRSGGRHEGCLSFAIDDLPVLHGKSPLQLYEAFFRSFAVAFDDFFDSTITDVTVGLGANGVLRYPSYPPGSDARKFTGMGEFQCYDKYMLQQLRQHAAEEGHARWGLSGPHDAPRYHDSPDACGFFRERGGSWETPYGDFFLSWYAGQLVGHGDRVLGTANAVFGGKPVALSAKIPFMHWWHGVRSRPAEAAAGFYKSNKKNGYSPVAKMFARHGCTMVVPGMDVCMNKQHHSTGSSPDTLLVQMKNACRRHGVRIAGENASLVMTHTSSFSRIRSNILTTELMRPCHFTYLRMGAEFFSPDHFPQFMEFVRSVVCGEWDEDDGPADEERGMTVSGNTRSREAKAV, from the exons ATGCAGACCATGCCGGTGATGATGACGCGGATGGCGTCGGCGTCGGCGACGGCGACGCGCCGGCCGCAGGGCACCCGGGCCCCAGGTGGACGCGCGCCGAACAGGGTCGCGTTCCCACCGGCGCGGCATGGTGGCTGCAGCAGGGACCTCAGGGCCGCCGGGCTCGGCCGCTTCTTCGGCGTCGGCGACCACAACAACAAGAACCACGAG gtGGACGACCTGGACCCGGCGAGGCTGTTCGTGGGCCTGCCCATCGACTCGGTCACGGACGGCGCGACGGTGAACAGCGCGGCGGCGATCGCGGCGGGGATCCGGGCCGTCCGGCTGCTGGGCGCGGACGGCGTGGAGCTGCCGGTGTTTTGGTCGGTGGCGCAGCCCGAGTCCCCCGACAGGTTCAGCTGGGCCGGGTACCAGGCCGTGGCCGACATGGTGCGGGCCGAGGGCCTGAGCCTCCGCGTGTCGCTTCGCACCCACGGCACGCCCGGCGCCGGCGTGCCCACGCTGCCCTCCTGGGTCAGCGGCGTCGCCGCCGACGATCCCGACATCTTCTTCACCAACCGCTCGGGGGGCCGGCACGAGGGATGCCTCTCCTTCGCCATCGACGACCTCCCCGTGCTCCACGGCAAGTCCCCGCTCCAGCTCTACGAGGCCTTCTTCCGCAGCTTCGCCGTCGCATTCGACGACTTCTTCGACTCCACCATCACC GACGTGACGGTGGGGCTCGGCGCGAACGGCGTGCTCCGGTACCCGTCGTACCCGCCGGGGAGCGACGCCCGCAAGTTCACGGGGATGGGCGAGTTCCAGTGCTACGACAAGTACATGCTGCAGCAGCTGAGGCAGCACGCCGCGGAGGAGGGCCACGCCAGGTGGGGGCTGTCGGGCCCGCACGACGCGCCGCGGTACCACGACTCGCCGGACGCGTGCGGCTTCTTCCGGGAGCGCGGCGGATCTTGGGAGACCCCCTACGGCGACTTCTTCCTGTCGTGGTACGCCGGGCAGTTGGTGGGGCACGGCGACCGCGTCCTGGGCACGGCCAACGCCGTGTTCGGCGGCAAGCCCGTGGCGCTGTCGGCCAAGATCCCGTTCATGCACTGGTGGCACGGGGTGCGGTCGCGCCCTGCCGAGGCCGCCGCGGGCTtctacaagagcaacaagaagaaCGGGTACAGCCCCGTGGCCAAGATGTTCGCGCGCCACGGCTGCACCATGGTGGTGCCCGGCATGGACGTGTGCATGAACAAGCAGCACCACAGCACGGGCTCCAGCCCGGACACCCTGCTGGTGCAGATGAAGAACGCGTGCCGTCGCCACGGCGTGCGCATCGCCGGCGAGAACGCGTCGCTCGTCATGACGCACACCAGCAGCTTCTCGCGCATCCGCAGCAACATCCTCACCACCGAGCTCATGCGGCCCTGCCACTTCACGTACCTGCGCATGGGCGCCGAGTTCTTCTCCCCCGACCACTTCCCGCAGTTCATGGAGTTCGTGCGAAGCGTCGTGTGCGGCGAGTGGGACGAGGACGACGGCCCCGCCGACGAGGAGCGTGGCATGACTGTGTCAGGCAATACCAGATCCAGGGAGGCCAAGGCGGTTTGA